One window from the genome of Cyclobacterium amurskyense encodes:
- a CDS encoding aminotransferase class V-fold PLP-dependent enzyme, translating into MISRRKLIKRLASLPVLGGLAGSSTLLAETLPSTTATVAKRDLIKELGLRTFINAAGNYTSMTASLMPPEVMETINLASKKYVLLNDVQDRVGEKIAGLCHAEGAMVTAGCWSALVLGMAGVLTGKDSKKAAQLPFLEGTGMKSEVILQKSHANGYHHALTNTGVKLIMIETKQELEAAINEKTAMMWFLNREAPVGQIKHEEWIAIAKKHGIPTMNDIAADVPPVENLWRFNDMGFDLVAISGGKAMAGPQSAGILMGKKHLIEAARLSAPPRGGNIGRGQKVNKEEILGMYMALETFINRDHDKIWQTWEDRVALIDEAIADLPGITTEVVVPEVANHNPSLKISWEGSQHSFSAKDVGADLRDGNPSIETIDWEEPKSLRLTVFMLEKGQDKIVAKKLKESLEKRTA; encoded by the coding sequence ATGATATCTAGAAGGAAATTAATCAAGCGCCTGGCCTCACTCCCCGTTTTAGGTGGACTGGCAGGTAGCAGTACCTTATTGGCCGAAACCTTGCCATCAACTACCGCCACAGTAGCTAAAAGGGATTTAATAAAAGAATTGGGCCTAAGAACCTTTATTAATGCAGCTGGAAATTATACTTCCATGACTGCTTCTTTGATGCCACCTGAAGTAATGGAAACCATTAATCTGGCTTCCAAAAAATACGTTTTACTTAACGACGTACAAGACAGAGTAGGCGAAAAAATCGCAGGTCTTTGCCATGCTGAAGGTGCAATGGTCACCGCAGGATGTTGGTCTGCATTGGTTCTGGGTATGGCAGGTGTACTTACTGGCAAAGATTCCAAAAAAGCTGCCCAACTACCATTTTTGGAAGGCACTGGGATGAAATCAGAAGTAATCCTCCAAAAAAGTCATGCCAATGGCTACCATCATGCACTCACCAACACTGGTGTAAAATTGATAATGATTGAAACAAAGCAGGAACTAGAGGCTGCCATCAACGAAAAAACTGCCATGATGTGGTTTTTAAATCGTGAGGCGCCAGTAGGCCAAATCAAGCATGAGGAATGGATTGCCATCGCTAAAAAGCATGGTATTCCTACTATGAATGACATTGCAGCAGATGTGCCTCCAGTAGAAAATCTATGGCGATTTAATGACATGGGATTTGATCTTGTGGCCATTTCCGGTGGAAAAGCCATGGCAGGACCTCAAAGTGCTGGAATTTTAATGGGGAAAAAGCACCTCATTGAAGCCGCCAGGCTTAGTGCTCCTCCAAGAGGTGGAAATATTGGACGTGGACAAAAAGTCAATAAAGAAGAAATTCTAGGCATGTACATGGCCTTAGAAACCTTTATCAACAGAGACCACGATAAAATCTGGCAAACTTGGGAAGACAGAGTTGCCCTTATCGATGAGGCAATTGCTGACCTACCAGGGATCACTACTGAAGTGGTAGTACCTGAAGTAGCCAATCATAACCCCTCATTGAAAATTTCATGGGAAGGAAGCCAGCATTCATTCTCTGCCAAAGACGTGGGAGCTGATCTAAGAGATGGTAATCCATCCATAGAAACCATTGATTGGGAGGAACCAAAAAGTCTACGTTTGACCGTATTTATGCTCGAAAAAGGTCAAGATAAAATTGTAGCCAAAAAACTAAAAGAGTCACTAGAAAAAAGAACTGCTTAA
- a CDS encoding YdcF family protein — MLKKEQPTITNEIKILAKILWNYHQLKHDLKKADAIFVLGSHDTRVAERGAKLWLDGMADYLILSGGLGNFTLGIWDEPEADKFAKIALQIGVPKSAIIIENQSTNTGENIQFTQKILDERKLDLTSFIIVQKPYMERRSYATFKKNWPEKAVCVTSPNISFEDYPNEEISMAVVIQSMVGDLQRIKEYPKLGFQIEQEIPQEVWLAFEKLVKLGFDQHLIS; from the coding sequence ATGCTTAAAAAAGAACAACCTACAATTACCAATGAAATTAAAATATTGGCAAAAATTCTTTGGAACTACCACCAACTAAAACATGATTTAAAAAAGGCAGATGCCATATTTGTATTGGGTAGTCATGATACCAGAGTGGCTGAAAGGGGAGCCAAACTTTGGCTGGACGGCATGGCTGATTATTTGATCCTTTCAGGAGGTTTAGGGAACTTTACACTAGGTATTTGGGATGAGCCTGAAGCAGACAAATTTGCAAAAATTGCATTGCAAATAGGCGTGCCAAAATCAGCCATTATTATAGAAAACCAATCTACCAACACCGGTGAGAATATTCAGTTTACACAGAAAATACTGGATGAAAGAAAACTGGATTTAACTTCATTTATCATTGTTCAAAAACCCTATATGGAGAGGCGTTCTTATGCTACGTTTAAGAAAAATTGGCCGGAGAAAGCTGTTTGTGTTACCAGCCCAAATATATCTTTTGAGGATTACCCCAATGAGGAGATTTCTATGGCTGTAGTTATTCAGTCAATGGTTGGAGATTTGCAAAGAATAAAAGAATACCCCAAACTTGGTTTTCAAATTGAGCAGGAAATACCTCAGGAGGTATGGTTAGCTTTTGAAAAATTGGTAAAGCTTGGCTTTGATCAGCATCTAATTAGTTAA
- a CDS encoding cryptochrome/photolyase family protein, whose protein sequence is MDKVTIFWFRRDLRLSDNIGLFKAYENEKNVLPLFIFDEDILDNLEEKKDPRVQFIHSQVKNLHKKLKEYDSSILVRKGKPLAIFTELTKEYTIQNVYTNRDYEPYARDRDKRVEEFLAEKDIPFKDFKDQVIFEKDEITNNEGSFYQVFTPYSKVWLQKLKELDMELVDLDGRKKSFYKTAPLPFPSLKDIGFEESSIEIPELKIDEKLIQDYDKTRNFPAKSGTSRLGIHLRFGTISIRRLVQEAAELNGTYLNELIWREFYMMILYQKPSVIDSSFKEKYDRILWSNDEEAFQKWCKGKTGYPMVDAGMRELNSTGYMHNRVRMITASFLTKHLLIDWRWGEAYFASKLLDFELSSNNGGWQWAAGTGTDAQPYFRIFNPESQMNKFDKDKKYIKKWVPEYGTSDYPEPIIEHKKARERALETYKEALAK, encoded by the coding sequence ATGGATAAAGTGACGATATTTTGGTTTAGAAGAGACTTAAGACTTTCTGACAACATCGGTTTGTTTAAGGCCTATGAAAATGAAAAGAATGTTTTACCTCTTTTTATTTTTGATGAAGACATTCTTGACAATCTGGAAGAGAAGAAAGACCCTAGGGTTCAATTCATCCATTCACAGGTTAAAAACCTCCATAAAAAATTGAAGGAATATGACAGTTCGATTCTGGTTAGGAAAGGTAAACCCCTTGCCATTTTTACTGAATTGACCAAAGAATATACTATTCAAAATGTATACACCAACCGTGATTATGAACCCTACGCCAGAGATAGGGACAAAAGGGTCGAGGAGTTTTTAGCAGAAAAAGACATCCCTTTTAAGGATTTTAAAGATCAGGTGATTTTTGAAAAAGATGAAATCACAAACAATGAGGGCAGCTTCTACCAGGTATTTACTCCCTACAGTAAAGTCTGGCTTCAAAAACTGAAAGAGCTTGATATGGAACTTGTCGATTTGGATGGAAGAAAAAAATCATTTTATAAAACAGCTCCGCTGCCTTTTCCTTCCCTTAAAGACATTGGATTTGAAGAAAGTTCTATTGAAATTCCAGAACTAAAAATCGACGAAAAACTAATTCAAGATTACGATAAAACCAGAAACTTCCCTGCCAAGTCAGGGACCAGCCGATTAGGTATTCACTTACGTTTTGGAACAATTAGCATCCGCCGGCTTGTCCAGGAGGCTGCTGAACTAAATGGAACATACCTCAATGAACTAATATGGAGAGAATTTTACATGATGATCCTCTATCAGAAGCCTTCAGTAATTGACAGCTCTTTCAAAGAAAAATATGACAGGATCTTGTGGAGCAATGACGAAGAAGCCTTCCAAAAATGGTGTAAGGGTAAAACGGGTTACCCCATGGTAGACGCAGGCATGCGGGAGCTAAATAGCACTGGCTACATGCACAACAGGGTAAGGATGATCACTGCTAGCTTTCTGACCAAGCATTTGCTGATTGACTGGCGTTGGGGTGAAGCCTATTTTGCAAGTAAACTACTCGATTTTGAATTGTCCTCCAACAATGGAGGTTGGCAATGGGCTGCTGGCACAGGTACAGATGCTCAACCCTATTTCCGAATATTCAACCCGGAGTCCCAAATGAACAAATTCGACAAGGATAAAAAATACATTAAAAAATGGGTGCCCGAATACGGTACTTCTGATTATCCAGAACCGATAATTGAACACAAAAAAGCCAGAGAAAGGGCTTTGGAAACCTATAAAGAAGCTTTAGCCAAATAA
- a CDS encoding translocation/assembly module TamB domain-containing protein — protein sequence MSYLLIFLVTITLLLQIPVLQTYLAGFFTNHISKETGYETEIGRVNIRWWDAISLQEVTIRDLQDSLMMDLDEVYIDFSIKGLMDNEQPGFDEINLNNGKVRILTHPDGEGLNISVFLSRVRQILLPKKEKNNLKASTFTIGNVSLIKTSLDIVDYTLPPFDIKFDYGNLQFRDLVASATDFYVRRDTVAFDLKHMKGVEANSGMVFQQLQTNFTYSSTGMEFKDLYLKSNQTEIKNYLKFEYDSPGNLRDFNRKVEILAQLDEAVLDIRDLGYFSDNIPSIDDRLYLSGQVNGRVDSIYSDELLLRFGDRSALFGKFNIEGLPKVSETYFDLSLINSSMSPKDLYPYVTAQARNELNKFGIIRFNSDFEGQLTDFIANGNFRTEIGRLNGTLNYLKQDGAPTYNGQLEVTNLDLGILMEDPENFQKTSFKGQIKGSGFSVSTAIIELDANFSKLGINHYDFKNIETKATFAKDLFEGKLAVDDPNLVMDVDGMLDLRNNKDSANLILDLDTAFLNEINLTDNAIFLSGNFELDTKGINLDDIEGVARFRDVLVSYDGRDLFLDYFLFQSLFTDNSRVISLNSDLLVAGISGNFKVEQLKNDLQQLWKNYYAILTNNYSGPKVSKQSASNPYQIDITVDLRDANPILNLIDPMLFISNNTQVEGAFYQTEQNTVFNFYSGIDTIYYGNNYFIDNNIDLNTAKYKNSNEVLASFYVLSKEIQLNSGFNFHNLAVETIWNQSKLDITFYLDQLLTESHFDIGAEVNLSPDKTLIKLSPSEIKLLDDYWQFEEGNSISIKADETQFDKIKLYHGNEYISAQGKINHNPEDKMEININELNLDFLNSFGLKEYEGIANGLINLKEGWNKQGMKGALSIRDIYINQFLVGEIEANAFYADDVVNLSIQNIREGAKVIDLTGDLGNDEREMALNARFTDARLSVIEPFIADYLTNIDGKLNGNLKVGGTVTHPIVEGLGKLDGATFRFNYLNTTYMVDGNVIFEPNEISFRGLELRDVNNNIAGLRGGIVHDNFDNFLLDLTAQMNNFQVMNTSAADNDLFFGTAFATGDISVFGAANNLDLTANATSQPNTKIYIPMGESNGQAQEDFINIINLRDTTQLLELEETVDKLTINNLRMNLNLDITPDAYVEIQIDPKTGENIQGHGKGVINMNIDTQGNFTMTGNYEIVDALYNFSLYNVINKKFVIEPGGIINWYGDPYQGVMDISAIYQENVSLTSLQTSSTTSSLENSQIKRRFPVKVIMDLEGELLSPNISFDFDFSEFPEDSELQTTISAFKNRIANDEQEKNRQVFSLIMLRRFSPEGQFNSAGIGFSNLSQLISSQLNNLIAQVDENLEIDFDLMGLDESALETFQLRVAYTFFDGRLRVTRDGGFTDLQGKADLNTIAGDWQAEYLLTENGQYRVRVYNRNNFNNLTALNINNRAPNTYGVSISQNLLFSSLKELFQNFKRNKQVYINDSDEYLRGDFNINLEEVAPDLFKPEPREAPALINIIDKENR from the coding sequence ATGAGCTACTTGCTCATTTTCCTGGTTACGATTACTTTGTTACTGCAAATCCCAGTCTTACAAACTTACCTCGCCGGGTTCTTTACCAACCATATCAGCAAAGAGACTGGTTATGAAACAGAAATAGGCAGGGTAAACATTCGTTGGTGGGATGCCATCAGCCTACAGGAAGTCACGATAAGGGATCTTCAGGACAGTTTGATGATGGACCTTGACGAGGTATATATCGACTTCTCCATTAAAGGACTAATGGACAATGAACAGCCTGGATTTGATGAAATCAATCTCAACAACGGAAAAGTCAGGATTTTAACTCATCCCGATGGTGAGGGATTGAATATTTCCGTATTTCTAAGCCGGGTAAGACAAATTCTTCTTCCAAAGAAAGAAAAAAACAACTTGAAGGCTTCCACCTTTACAATTGGTAATGTCTCCTTAATAAAAACCTCTTTGGATATCGTGGATTACACCCTCCCTCCCTTCGATATAAAGTTTGATTATGGCAACCTTCAGTTTAGAGACCTAGTGGCTAGTGCTACAGATTTCTATGTCAGAAGAGATACGGTGGCATTTGACCTCAAGCACATGAAAGGTGTGGAAGCCAATTCCGGAATGGTTTTTCAACAACTGCAAACCAATTTCACCTATTCGAGTACGGGGATGGAATTCAAAGATCTCTACTTAAAGTCCAATCAAACAGAAATAAAAAACTATCTCAAATTCGAATATGACTCTCCCGGAAATTTAAGAGATTTTAATCGAAAGGTGGAGATTCTAGCCCAGTTGGATGAAGCAGTTTTAGATATCAGGGACTTGGGGTATTTTTCTGACAATATTCCTTCCATTGATGACCGACTCTACCTTAGCGGTCAGGTCAACGGACGGGTTGACTCTATTTATTCCGATGAGCTTCTCTTAAGGTTTGGGGATAGAAGTGCTTTGTTTGGAAAATTCAATATTGAAGGCTTGCCAAAGGTGTCTGAAACCTACTTTGATCTTTCATTGATCAATTCCAGCATGAGCCCTAAAGACCTATACCCTTACGTCACGGCGCAAGCAAGAAATGAACTCAATAAATTCGGCATCATCCGCTTTAACTCTGATTTTGAAGGCCAGCTAACCGATTTTATAGCCAATGGGAACTTCCGTACAGAAATTGGCAGGCTGAATGGTACCCTCAACTATCTTAAACAAGACGGTGCACCAACCTATAATGGGCAATTGGAGGTAACGAATCTGGACCTGGGTATTTTAATGGAGGATCCTGAGAATTTTCAAAAAACAAGTTTCAAAGGTCAGATTAAAGGCTCAGGCTTTAGTGTTTCTACAGCAATTATTGAATTGGATGCCAATTTCAGTAAATTAGGTATTAACCATTACGACTTTAAAAACATTGAGACCAAAGCAACTTTTGCAAAGGACTTATTTGAGGGAAAATTAGCCGTAGATGATCCAAATTTGGTAATGGATGTAGATGGGATGCTAGACCTAAGAAACAACAAAGACTCAGCAAATCTCATATTGGATCTTGATACAGCATTCTTGAACGAAATAAACTTAACAGACAACGCCATTTTTCTCAGTGGGAATTTCGAACTAGACACTAAGGGAATAAATCTGGATGACATCGAAGGGGTAGCAAGGTTTAGAGATGTGCTGGTCAGTTATGATGGACGTGATCTCTTTCTGGACTATTTCCTCTTTCAATCCCTTTTCACAGATAATTCTAGGGTGATATCCCTTAACTCGGACCTTCTGGTAGCAGGCATCAGTGGGAATTTTAAGGTGGAGCAATTAAAAAATGACCTGCAGCAATTGTGGAAAAATTATTATGCCATTTTAACCAATAATTATTCAGGTCCTAAAGTTTCCAAACAAAGCGCCAGCAATCCCTATCAGATAGATATAACCGTGGATTTAAGGGATGCCAATCCAATATTGAATTTGATTGACCCTATGCTGTTTATTTCAAATAATACGCAGGTGGAAGGCGCATTTTATCAAACCGAGCAAAACACAGTGTTCAACTTCTACAGTGGGATAGATACTATTTATTACGGCAACAATTATTTTATCGATAATAATATTGATTTGAACACTGCCAAATACAAGAACAGCAACGAAGTACTGGCCTCATTTTATGTATTGTCCAAAGAGATTCAACTCAATTCAGGTTTTAATTTTCATAACCTCGCAGTAGAAACAATATGGAACCAGTCCAAGTTGGACATTACCTTCTATTTGGATCAGTTGCTTACCGAAAGCCATTTTGACATAGGTGCAGAAGTAAATTTATCTCCGGACAAAACGCTTATAAAACTCTCCCCTTCAGAAATCAAATTACTGGATGACTATTGGCAATTCGAGGAGGGCAATAGCATCAGCATCAAAGCCGATGAAACCCAATTCGATAAAATTAAACTATACCATGGAAATGAGTATATCTCAGCACAGGGTAAAATCAACCATAATCCGGAGGACAAAATGGAGATCAACATCAATGAATTGAACCTTGATTTCCTTAATTCTTTTGGGCTCAAAGAATATGAAGGGATAGCAAACGGATTGATAAACCTTAAAGAAGGCTGGAATAAGCAGGGAATGAAAGGGGCTTTGTCTATTAGAGACATCTACATCAATCAATTTTTGGTTGGGGAGATTGAAGCCAATGCCTTTTATGCAGATGATGTGGTAAACCTTTCCATTCAAAATATCCGAGAAGGGGCCAAAGTTATCGACCTTACTGGTGATTTGGGTAATGATGAGCGGGAAATGGCTCTAAATGCGCGTTTTACAGATGCCCGACTATCGGTTATTGAACCATTTATAGCCGATTACCTGACCAATATTGATGGAAAACTCAATGGAAATCTAAAAGTAGGAGGAACCGTTACCCACCCGATTGTAGAAGGATTGGGCAAGTTGGATGGGGCTACTTTCAGGTTTAATTACCTCAACACAACCTACATGGTAGATGGAAATGTGATTTTTGAACCCAATGAAATTAGCTTTAGAGGTTTGGAATTAAGAGATGTCAACAACAATATAGCAGGCCTTAGGGGGGGGATTGTGCATGATAATTTCGATAACTTCCTTCTGGATCTTACCGCTCAAATGAATAATTTTCAGGTAATGAACACCAGTGCTGCAGACAATGACCTATTCTTTGGAACCGCCTTCGCTACTGGAGACATCAGTGTGTTTGGGGCAGCCAATAATTTGGACCTCACAGCAAATGCCACATCCCAACCCAATACGAAAATTTACATTCCAATGGGAGAATCTAATGGTCAAGCTCAGGAAGATTTCATAAATATCATCAATCTTAGAGACACTACCCAACTGCTTGAACTGGAAGAAACCGTCGATAAATTGACGATTAATAATCTCAGGATGAACCTGAACCTGGATATAACCCCAGATGCTTATGTTGAAATTCAAATAGATCCAAAAACAGGAGAGAATATTCAGGGCCATGGAAAAGGCGTTATCAATATGAATATTGATACTCAGGGGAATTTCACCATGACGGGAAATTATGAAATAGTGGATGCCCTCTATAATTTTTCTTTATACAATGTGATCAACAAAAAGTTTGTGATCGAGCCGGGAGGAATTATCAATTGGTACGGAGACCCTTATCAAGGGGTAATGGATATATCTGCCATTTATCAGGAAAATGTTTCCCTAACATCTCTTCAAACAAGTTCCACCACAAGTTCACTTGAAAACAGTCAAATAAAACGTCGATTTCCTGTAAAAGTGATTATGGATCTAGAAGGTGAATTGTTGTCACCCAATATTTCCTTTGATTTTGACTTTTCAGAATTCCCTGAAGACAGTGAGTTACAAACTACTATTTCTGCTTTCAAAAACAGGATAGCCAATGATGAACAAGAAAAAAACCGTCAGGTTTTCTCATTGATAATGCTTAGGAGATTCTCTCCAGAAGGCCAATTTAATAGTGCCGGTATTGGTTTCTCTAACCTCAGCCAATTGATTTCTTCCCAACTCAATAACCTGATCGCTCAGGTGGATGAAAATCTGGAAATAGATTTTGACCTAATGGGATTGGATGAGTCAGCACTGGAAACATTCCAACTACGAGTGGCTTACACCTTCTTTGACGGAAGGTTGCGGGTTACAAGAGATGGTGGATTTACCGATCTACAAGGCAAGGCAGACTTAAATACCATCGCAGGAGATTGGCAGGCTGAGTACCTCTTGACAGAGAATGGCCAATACCGTGTAAGGGTATACAACCGCAATAACTTCAATAATCTTACGGCACTAAACATTAATAACCGCGCCCCAAATACTTATGGGGTATCCATTTCTCAAAACCTCCTCTTCAGCTCCCTTAAAGAGTTGTTTCAAAACTTTAAGCGAAACAAACAGGTGTACATCAATGATTCCGATGAATACCTTAGAGGTGATTTCAATATAAATTTAGAAGAGGTAGCCCCTGACCTATTCAAACCAGAACCTAGGGAAGCCCCTGCACTAATCAATATCATCGACAAAGAAAATCGTTGA
- the tsaD gene encoding tRNA (adenosine(37)-N6)-threonylcarbamoyltransferase complex transferase subunit TsaD yields MSCNILAIESSCDETSAAVISDGKILNNIVATQSVHEKYGGVVPELASRAHQQHLIPVVAEAIKSSGIAKEELSAVAFTRGPGLMGALLVGVSFAKSFAYALDKPIIEVNHMEAHVLAHFIDSPQPAFPFICLTVSGGHTQLVLVNSPLDMEVLGETQDDAVGEAFDKIAKIIGLPYPGGPHLDKLAAKGNPQAFTFPLSDMKGLSFSFSGIKTAVLYFLRDNIKKDPDFIEKNLENICASVQHTLIKMLMQKLVKVTKERGIKEIAIAGGVSANSGLRETIMEEAKKYRWNVYLPKLEYCTDNAAMVAMAAHFKFQAGIFTNLNVSPLAKLKIGNHG; encoded by the coding sequence ATGAGTTGTAATATATTAGCAATAGAATCCTCTTGTGATGAAACGTCAGCAGCAGTGATTTCTGATGGCAAAATACTTAATAATATTGTCGCCACGCAATCTGTACATGAGAAATATGGTGGGGTAGTTCCAGAATTGGCCTCTAGAGCCCATCAGCAGCACCTTATTCCGGTGGTGGCTGAAGCAATAAAATCTTCGGGGATTGCAAAAGAGGAATTAAGTGCGGTTGCTTTTACCCGTGGTCCAGGGTTGATGGGTGCGCTTTTGGTTGGAGTGTCTTTCGCAAAGTCATTTGCTTATGCTCTCGATAAGCCTATCATTGAGGTAAATCACATGGAAGCCCATGTACTGGCCCATTTTATCGATTCTCCACAGCCTGCTTTTCCTTTTATTTGCCTCACGGTGAGTGGAGGGCATACCCAATTGGTATTGGTCAATAGTCCATTGGATATGGAGGTTTTAGGGGAAACACAAGATGATGCAGTAGGGGAGGCTTTTGATAAAATCGCTAAAATTATAGGCTTACCCTATCCCGGTGGTCCGCATTTGGATAAGTTGGCGGCAAAGGGAAATCCTCAGGCCTTTACTTTTCCATTGTCGGACATGAAAGGACTCTCTTTTTCATTTAGTGGCATAAAAACTGCAGTACTTTATTTTCTTAGAGATAATATTAAAAAAGATCCGGATTTTATTGAGAAAAATCTGGAAAACATATGCGCTTCGGTACAGCACACGCTTATTAAAATGCTAATGCAAAAGTTGGTAAAAGTGACTAAAGAAAGAGGCATTAAGGAAATAGCCATTGCAGGAGGTGTCTCTGCCAATTCCGGTTTGAGGGAAACCATTATGGAGGAAGCAAAAAAATACCGGTGGAATGTTTATCTTCCCAAACTAGAATATTGTACAGACAATGCGGCAATGGTGGCAATGGCAGCGCATTTTAAATTTCAAGCTGGAATATTTACAAATTTGAACGTCAGCCCGTTGGCAAAATTGAAAATTGGAAATCATGGCTAA
- the smpB gene encoding SsrA-binding protein SmpB: MAKKNKFEKIINIKNKKASFEFEFIDKYKAGLVLKGTEIKSIREGKVSLTEAYCYFRNNELFIKQMHIAPYTLAAHFNHDPVRERKLLLQKQELKKLQNKFAEKGLTIVPIRVFINDKGLAKIEVALGKGKKVHDKRHSLKEKDAKRDLQRMAF; this comes from the coding sequence ATGGCTAAAAAGAATAAATTCGAGAAAATAATAAATATTAAAAATAAGAAAGCAAGCTTTGAGTTTGAATTCATAGATAAATACAAAGCAGGGCTTGTACTTAAGGGGACGGAGATTAAGTCAATTCGGGAAGGAAAGGTCTCGCTTACGGAGGCCTATTGCTATTTCCGAAACAATGAATTGTTTATAAAACAAATGCACATAGCACCTTATACGCTGGCCGCTCATTTTAATCATGACCCGGTTAGAGAAAGAAAGCTATTGCTACAAAAACAAGAGTTGAAAAAACTGCAAAACAAATTTGCAGAAAAAGGACTTACCATAGTGCCTATTAGGGTATTTATTAATGACAAGGGGCTGGCCAAGATAGAAGTGGCGCTGGGTAAGGGTAAAAAAGTGCATGACAAACGACATTCACTAAAAGAAAAAGATGCAAAACGAGACCTTCAAAGAATGGCATTCTAA
- a CDS encoding NlpC/P60 family protein gives MQNETFKEWHSNPTFGICRLSLLSVYEKPVSDAGLSTQILFGELYEVIVVSDDGQWLKIEGLEFIGSGWILASQHHPLTKEAFEFFAKSPRQIVSQGIGEIKLKDATMFLLPGSQLHAGQNEIFEWEDSIKFKGNSRPYEKKANRQEIKKIGLRFLHAPYLSGGRSIFGLNGSSWINLLFKIGGIVFPNELGSLGHIEGRQDVSEIDVGDVIIFGNQSGVPFQLGLYIGEGTLLWVKEKVKFGAFDPEKWSTTNNRFKNNVQLLTVKKLVD, from the coding sequence ATGCAAAACGAGACCTTCAAAGAATGGCATTCTAATCCTACTTTTGGTATCTGTAGGCTTTCACTCCTCAGTGTTTATGAGAAACCTGTGAGTGATGCCGGGTTAAGCACCCAAATACTTTTTGGTGAGTTGTATGAAGTTATTGTGGTGAGTGATGATGGACAGTGGTTAAAAATTGAAGGTTTAGAATTCATTGGCTCAGGTTGGATTCTTGCTTCCCAACATCATCCCCTTACGAAAGAAGCATTCGAATTTTTTGCGAAATCGCCCCGTCAAATAGTCTCCCAAGGGATAGGGGAAATAAAGTTGAAAGATGCTACTATGTTTTTATTGCCCGGTAGTCAGTTACATGCCGGACAAAATGAAATCTTCGAGTGGGAAGATTCAATAAAATTTAAGGGGAATAGTAGGCCTTATGAAAAGAAAGCCAATAGGCAGGAAATTAAAAAAATAGGCTTAAGATTTCTCCATGCCCCTTATCTATCCGGGGGCAGAAGCATTTTTGGTTTAAATGGATCTTCTTGGATTAACTTGCTTTTTAAAATAGGAGGGATAGTCTTCCCGAATGAACTTGGTTCACTAGGGCATATAGAAGGAAGGCAGGATGTTTCTGAAATAGATGTAGGAGATGTAATCATTTTTGGCAACCAAAGTGGCGTGCCATTTCAGTTGGGGTTATATATTGGTGAGGGCACATTACTTTGGGTCAAAGAAAAAGTAAAGTTCGGGGCTTTTGATCCGGAAAAATGGAGCACAACCAATAATCGCTTTAAAAACAATGTTCAATTGCTAACCGTAAAAAAACTAGTAGATTGA
- a CDS encoding HNH endonuclease, with translation MKEISEKKVLVLNLDHSPVGVVNVHKGFVLTYLDKATLLVKYDYLQIRSVDHVFDYPAVIRLNHYKNIPYNGVLLNRNNLFKRDKYTCQYCGSEKDLTLDHVIPKSKGGKTTWKNLITACHRCNTIKGNKTPEEAGMPLVSFPFKPNLSYFLAEYAERHAEEWIPFLAMRQV, from the coding sequence ATGAAGGAGATATCAGAAAAGAAAGTGCTTGTCCTGAACTTAGATCATTCACCGGTAGGGGTAGTCAATGTACACAAGGGTTTTGTGTTGACTTATCTAGATAAAGCCACTTTACTGGTAAAGTACGATTACCTTCAAATAAGGTCAGTAGACCATGTTTTTGATTACCCTGCAGTTATTCGGCTCAATCATTACAAAAACATCCCTTATAATGGGGTTTTGCTGAACAGAAACAATCTTTTTAAGCGGGATAAATATACTTGTCAGTATTGTGGGTCTGAGAAAGACCTGACCCTTGACCATGTTATTCCTAAATCCAAAGGGGGAAAAACTACTTGGAAGAATCTCATTACTGCCTGCCACCGCTGCAATACCATTAAGGGCAATAAAACTCCTGAAGAAGCAGGTATGCCGCTTGTGAGCTTTCCTTTTAAACCAAATCTTTCCTATTTTCTTGCTGAATATGCCGAACGCCATGCTGAAGAATGGATTCCATTTCTTGCCATGAGGCAAGTTTGA